In Nicotiana tabacum cultivar K326 chromosome 10, ASM71507v2, whole genome shotgun sequence, the DNA window TCTCGACATGTTTTCGGTGCCTTCTAAAGGCGGTGATTCGAATTCCCGGACATTTCTGCGAAAGCATCTTAACATAATTGATCCTCTAAAGGAAAATAACAATCTTGGTCGCAGTGTTAGTCAAGGTAAAAGGTCTCTTGAACATATTCTCTATCCTCTTTGTTACTGCAGTATAATCCTCATGGTAATCAATGGATTATATGCTGGTATCAGATATGGAATAAGTATTAATACTATCCGACATGCGGTATTTCTTAGATACAGGGGGAGGGTTAGGCTCAATTCAATCGAACAATTTGCATCTTACCAAAAAAAGGTCAATCGAACTTTTTGCAGACCATAGAATGGATTTGCATCAAAGTAAAACCAGATTAGACCCAGTGGGTTCAGATTAATTCTTTTTGAGATgagtataaaaaaaaaacataatcaGATAATTCCTAGCATTTCCAGATTATCTCATTCCAAACAACTAGCTTCAGAAGAAAGACGGGTTTGGTTGTAGAATTGATTTTGGACATTAGACCAGTAGTCGTCCAAGACGTTGTTTTCCTTATCCAACAGTGATGTGTTATATGATGGATGTCTGGGTGTTGTGCAGGGAATTTCTTCCGAATACGAAGTGCTTTCAGTTATGGGGCTAGGAAGCTGGGCAGTATACTTATCCAGTCTGAGGATAAAATTGCGGAGGAACTTTATAAGTTTTTTCCTAATACTATGGATCGGCATGGTAGCGGAGAGAGGCCTGATGTTCAAGATATGATCAATGGCTTCTGTCCTGCATCTCCTGCTCCAGATTTTGAACCATCACGAATAAATTCTGATTTGAATTCTGCCAGTGATAGCGGAATTTTTAGGCTCAATCCTGATGAATCTTGTTGCAGAGAAGATGGACATCATAAAAGCATTACAGATAGCCATGAAAAGGGGAGCCCTTTGGGTTACCGTCTTTCTGGGGATGCAGCAGATCTTGCCAGCTCCATGGAGAATGGCCTTTCAATATCTACTCATATTCCTCAACTTACTGATTCAAGTAGCAAAAAGTGCCAATCAACAACTAAGGCCATGCCTTATCATGCACCTCATCTTTATTTCACCAACTCCCTTGTGTGCAATGGggagatgaaaaatgagaagagaGTTTCATCTGGGTCATCGCTGCCTACGTCTGATGAGGGAAGGGACTTTACTGTCGATGGCTTGAAGCAGACTGTATTGGATGTTAAAGAAGCTGTCTCTTCTACACCAAAAGCATATGGTTGCTCTGAAGATTTGAACTGGGATTTGGCCTCAACAAATGGTGCTGGGATTCCTTCGAAAGCTTTGTCTGATCTAAGTGGGGACTATGACAATTACTTCAACTATTTGCAGTATGGCCGCTGGTGTTATGAATATGCCTCGAATCTGCCTGTACCTCCAGCACCACCGTCTCCATTTCACATCAAGTATTCATGGGAAGCTGCTCAGCAACCGTCATATATGAAAAGGAATGGTTTTTCTCATGGTAGTACAAATGGTGTTATCCCAAGTCAAGCCTTCTATACCATAAACCCAATGTTAGTACATGGCATGCCTTATGCCTTGGAAGAGATGCCAAAGCCACGGGGAACTGGGACTTACTTCCCAAACTTGGTATACtcatgttatacttgttgtttattgAAAGCGGTGCAGATCAAGTGCAATAGTCATTGCACATGTGGGTCAGACCCATGCATGCAACTCTTTCTATTGTGAGCAAAAATAATCTTCCCTGTTTGATAAGTTCTTTGTGGCTTAACATTTGCAGAATCGTCCTCCACAAGGTTATAGGCCGTCAATGGTGAAGGGTAGACATCAAGCAGGATTGAGATCTCCCCGAACTAATGGCCGGGCGACTTTCACGGAGATGCACACACTTGAGAGAAGCTTCCATGAGCAGCCACAGCCTGAATCTTCTGCTGATCAAAGCGATGTCCACCCTTTATTTTCCCCTCGTGGGAGAGGACACCGTAGTAGCATGACTGCTCTGGTTGTACAGTCGGAGGGAGTGGTTGAGTTTGGTTCTGTTGGCCTGGTGCCTCTGGGAACGAGCATCTCCGAAAGAACAAGGCAAGAAAAACCTGTCTCTCCACCTACTCGACAGACCAGCCCAGTATCTCCGATACCAGGGATGCAGAGGTCAAATTCTGTTTTTAGTAAGGATCTTGATAGGTACGAGCACCTTTGAATAGTAAGTCGTACAGTATTCAATCACAAACCTTCTAAGCTTGCTTTTACAAATTCAGGCTTGCTCTCAAGTCATCATCATACCATCTAAAAGATGAAGATGATTTCCCTCCTTTGTCTTTCTGAATTGTGGAATGCTCCTGCTATTTTATCACCAAAGAGGATCGGTTTCAGCCTCGTCGTCTTCCTCCTCAGTTCATGTACCATTACTATTTGCAATGTGTTATTTCATTTGAGGTGTTTGTACATTATTATTCCCCACAGCTGCCCACTTACACATTATGTATAGGATGTTAAAATCATAGAATTTTTTTAAAGAGGCTGTGCTGTTGATTATAAGTTGTAGCC includes these proteins:
- the LOC107798277 gene encoding uncharacterized protein LOC107798277 codes for the protein MGEFREPNDGVSVTEEEEIPAPSPSTFFLLSSSAVLSNPSVSDIGPERWAKAEKATQNIIRVVQPTAVSEDRRRAVIDYVQRLIGGCLGCEVFPYGSVPLKTYLPDGDIDLTAFGGTNFEDALANDMVSVLEAEDQNKAAEFVVKDVQMIRAEVKLVKCIVQNIVVDISFNQIGGLCTLCFLEQVDRLIGKDHLFKRSIILIKTWCYYESRILGAHHGLISTYALETLVLYIFHFFHSTLDGPLAVLYKFLDYFSKFDWENCCVSLTGPVRISSLPESVVEMPETDGGDLLLSNDFVRYCLDMFSVPSKGGDSNSRTFLRKHLNIIDPLKENNNLGRSVSQGNFFRIRSAFSYGARKLGSILIQSEDKIAEELYKFFPNTMDRHGSGERPDVQDMINGFCPASPAPDFEPSRINSDLNSASDSGIFRLNPDESCCREDGHHKSITDSHEKGSPLGYRLSGDAADLASSMENGLSISTHIPQLTDSSSKKCQSTTKAMPYHAPHLYFTNSLVCNGEMKNEKRVSSGSSLPTSDEGRDFTVDGLKQTVLDVKEAVSSTPKAYGCSEDLNWDLASTNGAGIPSKALSDLSGDYDNYFNYLQYGRWCYEYASNLPVPPAPPSPFHIKYSWEAAQQPSYMKRNGFSHGSTNGVIPSQAFYTINPMLVHGMPYALEEMPKPRGTGTYFPNLNRPPQGYRPSMVKGRHQAGLRSPRTNGRATFTEMHTLERSFHEQPQPESSADQSDVHPLFSPRGRGHRSSMTALVVQSEGVVEFGSVGLVPLGTSISERTRQEKPVSPPTRQTSPVSPIPGMQRSNSVFSKDLDRLALKSSSYHLKDEDDFPPLSF